Proteins from a single region of Pseudomonas sp. 10S4:
- a CDS encoding polysaccharide biosynthesis protein gives MDKVRAYLLGLPRRRKRLIQVATDTVLVWLALWLAFIVRLGIDDMYNPLKAHLWLFACAPIVAIPLFIRFGMYRAVMRYFGNDALIAIVKAVSLSSLILAVVVYWYSNHQAVVPRSIIFNYWWLSMVIIGGLRLCMRQYFMGDWFTAAQHVPFTNRDDGLTKVAIYGAGVAGNQLVAALRMGRVMRPVAFIDDDASIADRSISGLQVYKPKHIQQMIDVTGAQEILLALPSSTRARRREILNLLEGFPLHIRSVPNFTDLASGRVKVEDIQEVDIADLLGRDSVPAQPDLLARCIKGKTVMVTGAGGSIGSELCRQIFSLGPTTLLLFEHSEFNLYSIISELEQRGCRESVSVKLLPILGSIRHKDKLLDVMKTWRVDTVYHAAAYKHVPMVEHNIAEGVLNNVIGTLNTAQAALQSGVANFVLISTDKAVRPTNVMGSTKRLAELTLQALSREIAPVLFGDKANVSRVNKTRFTMVRFGNVLGSSGSVIPLFHSQIKSGGPLTVTHPKITRYFMTIPESAQLVIQAGSMGQGGDVFVLDMGEPVKIVELAEKMIHLSGLSIRSDKNLQGDISIEFTGLRPGEKLYEELLIGDNVVATQHPMIMSANEDHLPWDVLKGRLTDLLNAVEQDDYSRVRQLLRDTVSGYNPDGEIVDWIYQERRLEP, from the coding sequence ATGGATAAGGTCAGAGCGTATCTGCTGGGGCTTCCCCGGCGGCGCAAAAGGTTGATTCAGGTGGCCACCGACACGGTATTGGTGTGGCTTGCCCTGTGGTTGGCGTTCATTGTCCGCCTTGGCATAGACGATATGTACAATCCGCTCAAAGCCCATCTGTGGCTTTTTGCCTGTGCCCCAATTGTCGCTATCCCGCTCTTCATACGTTTCGGCATGTACCGCGCGGTCATGCGTTATTTCGGTAACGATGCCCTGATCGCAATCGTCAAGGCGGTTAGCCTGTCATCGCTGATCCTGGCGGTTGTCGTCTATTGGTACAGCAATCACCAGGCCGTCGTCCCACGCTCCATCATCTTCAACTACTGGTGGTTGAGCATGGTGATCATCGGCGGTCTGCGCCTGTGCATGCGCCAATACTTCATGGGTGATTGGTTCACCGCTGCGCAGCACGTACCGTTCACCAATCGGGACGATGGCTTGACCAAGGTTGCTATCTATGGCGCAGGCGTCGCTGGCAATCAGCTGGTGGCGGCACTTCGCATGGGCCGAGTGATGCGCCCTGTGGCATTTATCGACGACGACGCGAGTATCGCGGACCGCTCTATTTCCGGCCTCCAGGTCTATAAACCAAAACACATTCAACAGATGATCGATGTTACGGGCGCCCAGGAAATCCTCTTGGCCCTGCCATCATCTACTCGTGCACGTCGCAGGGAAATTCTCAATCTGCTGGAAGGTTTTCCGCTTCACATTCGCAGTGTTCCCAACTTCACCGACCTCGCCAGTGGGCGGGTGAAGGTCGAGGATATTCAGGAAGTCGATATCGCGGACTTGCTGGGCCGCGACTCCGTACCCGCGCAACCTGATCTGCTCGCTCGTTGTATCAAGGGCAAGACTGTCATGGTGACTGGTGCGGGCGGGTCGATCGGTTCTGAGCTTTGCCGACAGATATTCTCGCTGGGTCCGACCACGCTTTTGCTGTTTGAGCACAGTGAGTTCAATCTCTACAGCATTATTTCGGAGTTGGAACAGCGTGGCTGTCGCGAGTCAGTATCGGTCAAGTTGTTGCCGATCCTGGGCTCTATCCGCCATAAGGATAAACTCCTGGATGTGATGAAGACTTGGCGCGTAGACACGGTCTACCATGCCGCGGCTTACAAGCATGTGCCCATGGTCGAGCACAATATCGCCGAAGGAGTGCTCAATAACGTCATCGGTACACTCAACACGGCTCAGGCTGCTTTACAGTCGGGTGTTGCCAATTTCGTATTGATCTCTACCGACAAAGCTGTACGTCCGACTAATGTCATGGGCAGTACCAAGCGTCTCGCCGAGTTGACCCTTCAAGCTCTCAGCCGCGAAATTGCTCCCGTGTTGTTCGGCGACAAGGCCAATGTGTCGCGCGTGAACAAGACCCGATTTACCATGGTGCGCTTTGGCAATGTACTGGGCTCTTCCGGTTCAGTGATTCCGCTGTTCCACAGCCAGATCAAATCGGGTGGCCCATTGACCGTCACGCACCCGAAAATTACTCGCTACTTCATGACCATCCCCGAATCCGCACAACTGGTGATCCAGGCCGGTTCCATGGGGCAGGGTGGTGATGTTTTCGTGTTGGACATGGGCGAACCGGTAAAAATTGTCGAGCTCGCGGAGAAGATGATTCACTTGTCCGGCTTGAGTATTCGTTCTGATAAAAATCTTCAAGGCGACATCTCCATCGAGTTCACAGGGTTGCGGCCGGGCGAAAAACTCTACGAAGAATTGCTGATCGGTGACAACGTCGTGGCGACTCAGCATCCGATGATTATGAGCGCCAATGAAGATCACCTGCCATGGGACGTGCTCAAGGGGCGTTTGACGGATTTGCTTAACGCCGTTGAGCAAGACGATTACTCCCGCGTCCGTCAACTCCTGCGCGACACCGTCAGCGGCTACAACCCGGATGGCGAGATCGTCGACTGGATTTATCAGGAACGTCGTCTCGAACCCTGA